Proteins co-encoded in one Candidatus Polarisedimenticolia bacterium genomic window:
- the gnd gene encoding decarboxylating 6-phosphogluconate dehydrogenase has protein sequence MQLGMIGLGRMGGNMARRLERAGHEVVAHAPSAKTREAFCKDTGCEAAASIGDLVRKLQPPRVAWLMIPAASVDSALSELSAALAKDDVVIDGGNSYYVDDLRRARELSARGIHYVDCGTSGGVWGLERGYCLMIGGEKEIVKRLDPIFAALAPGREAAERLPGRDKVSTTAEQGYLHCGPNGAGHFVKMVHNGIEYGIMQAYAEGLNILHHANAGSTARASDAETTPLRNPEEFRYEIDVRDVAELWRRGSVVASWLLDLTAAALLEDPKLSGFAGRVSDSGEGRWTIRAAIDVSVPAPVLTTALYERFSSRGEAEFANRLLSAMRFGFGGHKEKPAGS, from the coding sequence ATGCAGCTGGGAATGATCGGTCTGGGCCGGATGGGGGGAAACATGGCGCGGCGGCTGGAGCGCGCCGGGCACGAGGTGGTGGCCCACGCCCCCTCGGCGAAGACAAGGGAGGCGTTTTGCAAGGACACCGGCTGTGAGGCAGCCGCCTCGATTGGAGACCTCGTGCGCAAGCTCCAACCGCCGCGCGTCGCCTGGCTGATGATCCCGGCGGCCTCGGTCGACTCGGCGCTGTCGGAGCTCTCCGCGGCATTGGCGAAGGACGACGTGGTCATCGACGGCGGCAATTCCTATTACGTCGATGATCTGCGGCGGGCGCGCGAGCTGTCGGCGCGGGGCATCCACTACGTCGATTGCGGCACCAGCGGCGGCGTCTGGGGGCTGGAGCGCGGCTATTGCCTGATGATCGGCGGTGAGAAGGAAATCGTGAAGCGCCTCGATCCGATCTTCGCGGCGCTGGCGCCCGGACGCGAGGCCGCGGAGCGCCTGCCCGGACGCGACAAGGTTTCAACCACCGCCGAGCAGGGCTACCTGCATTGCGGCCCCAACGGCGCGGGACACTTCGTCAAGATGGTGCACAACGGCATCGAGTACGGCATCATGCAGGCCTACGCCGAGGGGCTCAACATCCTGCATCACGCCAATGCCGGCAGCACGGCGCGCGCGTCGGACGCCGAGACCACGCCGCTGCGCAATCCCGAGGAGTTCCGCTACGAGATCGACGTGCGCGACGTGGCGGAGTTGTGGCGGCGCGGCAGCGTCGTCGCCTCGTGGCTGCTGGACCTGACGGCTGCCGCGCTGCTGGAGGACCCGAAGCTGTCGGGGTTCGCCGGGCGTGTCTCCGATTCGGGAGAAGGGCGCTGGACCATCCGCGCGGCCATCGATGTTTCGGTGCCGGCCCCCGTTCTCACCACCGCCCTGTACGAGCGCTTCAGCTCGCGCGGCGAGGCGGAGTTCGCCAACCGGCTCCTCTCCGCCATGCGCTTCGGCTTCGGTGGCCACAAGGAGAAGCCCGCCGGAAGCTGA
- a CDS encoding neutral zinc metallopeptidase: MRWMGRRESGNIEDRRGMTAGRLGIGGGIGGLVVLLLYLFLGGDPEQLQQSLPNGPGGDEQQAGAPYRESAEEGNLRHFVGVVLADTEDTWHAIFRDMGREYREPKLTLFSGAVDSACGFAEAAVGPFYCPPDERVYIDLSFYQELQDRFGAPGDFAQAYVIAHEIGHHVQNLLGISEKVQAAQQRSDERQASALSVRLELQADCLAGVWAHHASAARDLLEQGDIEEGLGAASAIGDDRLQRQSRGYVTPESFTHGSSAQRVRWFRQGIDAGTVDACDTFNAGRL; this comes from the coding sequence ATGCGATGGATGGGCAGGCGGGAAAGCGGCAACATCGAGGATCGGCGCGGCATGACCGCCGGCCGGCTGGGTATCGGCGGCGGCATCGGCGGCCTGGTGGTCCTTCTGCTCTACCTCTTTCTGGGCGGCGATCCGGAGCAGCTGCAGCAAAGCCTTCCCAATGGTCCGGGCGGGGACGAGCAGCAGGCGGGCGCGCCCTACCGTGAGTCGGCGGAGGAAGGGAACCTGCGGCACTTCGTGGGGGTCGTCCTGGCCGACACCGAGGACACCTGGCACGCGATCTTTCGCGACATGGGAAGGGAATACCGCGAGCCGAAGCTGACGCTGTTCAGCGGCGCGGTCGACTCGGCGTGCGGTTTCGCCGAGGCGGCCGTCGGCCCTTTCTACTGCCCGCCCGATGAGCGCGTCTACATCGACCTCTCCTTCTACCAGGAGCTGCAGGATCGCTTCGGGGCCCCCGGAGATTTCGCGCAGGCCTACGTCATCGCCCACGAGATCGGCCACCACGTACAGAACCTGCTGGGGATTTCCGAGAAGGTGCAGGCGGCGCAGCAGCGCTCCGACGAGCGGCAGGCGAGCGCGCTGTCGGTGCGGCTGGAGCTGCAGGCCGACTGCCTGGCCGGCGTCTGGGCCCATCACGCCTCCGCGGCGCGCGATCTGCTCGAGCAGGGGGACATCGAGGAGGGGTTGGGAGCCGCCAGCGCCATCGGCGACGACCGGCTTCAGAGGCAGAGCCGTGGCTACGTCACTCCTGAATCATTCACGCACGGCAGCTCGGCGCAGCGGGTGCGCTGGTTCCGCCAGGGAATCGACGCTGGAACCGTCGACGCTTGCGACACCTTCAACGCCGGCAGGTTGTAG
- a CDS encoding cupin domain-containing protein, translating into MRKLLCLGMVVASVGLLMAQAENFPPDQIAPGQEGATSTHVAVAPTDIKWGEGPPVFEKGMSFAVVAGDPGKPGPFVVRLKVPAGYKIAPHWHPTDENVTVLAGTFAIGMGDKLDQAAAKKLPPGGFVLLPAQMHHYAIAISEATVQVHGVGPFTLTYVNPADDPGNRTPAK; encoded by the coding sequence ATGCGGAAACTGTTGTGTCTGGGGATGGTCGTGGCCTCGGTGGGGCTGTTGATGGCGCAAGCGGAGAATTTTCCCCCGGACCAGATCGCCCCAGGCCAGGAGGGAGCCACCTCCACCCACGTTGCCGTCGCTCCGACGGACATCAAGTGGGGGGAGGGGCCGCCGGTGTTCGAGAAAGGGATGTCGTTCGCCGTGGTGGCCGGAGATCCCGGCAAGCCGGGCCCGTTCGTGGTGCGCTTGAAAGTGCCCGCGGGCTACAAGATTGCGCCGCACTGGCATCCGACTGATGAGAATGTCACCGTCCTCGCGGGAACCTTCGCGATCGGGATGGGCGACAAGCTCGATCAGGCCGCGGCCAAGAAGCTTCCTCCGGGCGGCTTCGTGTTGCTGCCGGCCCAGATGCACCACTATGCCATTGCGATCAGCGAGGCGACCGTTCAGGTGCACGGCGTCGGGCCCTTCACGCTGACCTACGTGAACCCGGCCGACGATCCGGGCAACCGCACCCCCGCAAAATAG
- a CDS encoding nuclear transport factor 2 family protein produces MKRRVAVLACLVVLCTVRAQAVDQEAPWSAIDAAPEIQKLEQLLARAIVDRDAQVVQRIEAKGYVHTDSEGKVSHRDDFLSAYQSGPNPIRSLKFDDLQVDVYGDAAVVRGRLTMEMAEKGAAPRVGRYTRFYVRFPVGWQAVAGHSSLLKSD; encoded by the coding sequence ATGAAGCGTCGTGTGGCCGTGCTGGCATGCCTCGTCGTCCTGTGCACCGTTCGCGCCCAGGCTGTCGACCAGGAGGCGCCCTGGTCCGCGATCGATGCCGCCCCCGAGATCCAGAAGCTGGAGCAGCTGCTGGCGCGTGCCATCGTCGACCGGGACGCGCAAGTCGTGCAGCGCATCGAGGCCAAGGGGTATGTGCACACCGACAGCGAGGGAAAAGTCAGCCACCGCGACGATTTCCTCAGTGCCTACCAGTCCGGTCCCAACCCGATTCGATCCTTGAAGTTCGACGACCTTCAGGTCGACGTCTATGGGGATGCGGCGGTGGTGCGCGGCAGGCTCACCATGGAGATGGCGGAGAAAGGCGCCGCCCCACGCGTGGGACGCTACACCCGGTTCTACGTTCGCTTTCCGGTCGGATGGCAGGCGGTCGCCGGACATTCGTCGCTTCTGAAATCCGATTAA